In one window of Mytilus galloprovincialis chromosome 6, xbMytGall1.hap1.1, whole genome shotgun sequence DNA:
- the LOC143080759 gene encoding 3-ketodihydrosphingosine reductase-like, with protein MLLELFLLLCLIGIFKFVISWLVSPQVLKLDGKHVLITGGSSGIGKAMAKEAIRRGAVVSIMARNITKLEAAKVDLEKVAGNNFKPVCIVSVDVAGDYEEVQKAVQKAEDKQGPVNMLINCAGIGVAKTFEDLKIDEFKKLMNLNYFGSVQTTKAVISKMKEQGGGRIVFISSQAGQLGLFGYTGYAASKFALRGLAESLQMEVRPYNIYVTVAHPPDTETPGFEEEERNKPEETKLISGTSGLFKPEAVAKQILQDSVNGRFCSYIGLDGWMLANITCGMSPVHSMCDAIQQVLTVSVFRLISFFYLCHFTRIVRKCKAKRDKEQKEKME; from the exons ATGCTTTTGGAGTTATTTCTTCTCCTTTGTCTGATTGGTATTTTTAAGTTTGTAATTTCATGGCTGGTGTCACCACAAGTTTTAAAACTAGACGGAAAACATGTTTTG ATAACTGGTGGCTCAAGTGGCATAGGGAAGGCTATGGCCAAGGAAGCAATAAGGAGAGGAGCTGTAGTATCAATTATGGCCAGAAATATT ACTAAACTCGAAGCTGCAAAGGTTGATTTGGAAAAAGTTGCTGGGAATAATTTTAAG CCAGTATGTATTGTTTCTGTTGATGTGGCTGGAGATTATGAAGAAGTACAGAAGGCAGTACAAAAG GCAGAAGACAAACAAGGACCTGTAAATATGTTAATTAACTGTGCAGGGATTGGTGTTGCTAAAACATTTGAAGATCTAAAAATAGATGAATTCAAG AAATTAATGAACCTGAATTATTTTGGTTCTGTACAAACTACTAAAGCAGTGATTAGTAAAATGAAAGAACAAGGAGGTGGAAGGATTGTTTTCATCTCTTCACAAGCTGGTCAGCTTGGCTTGTTTGGTTATACAGGCTATGCTGCATCAAAGTTTGCTCTCAGAGGATTGGCTGAGTCTTTACAAATGGAG GTACGACCATATAATATCTATGTAACAGTAGCCCATCCTCCTGATACAGAAACTCCAGGTTTTGAAGAAGAGGAACGAAATAAG CCAGAAGAGACAAAACTGATTTCTGGTACTTCTGGTTTATTTAAACCTGAAGCTGTGGCTAAACAGATACTTCAGGATTCTGTG AATGGGAGATTTTGTAGCTATATTGGTTTAGATGGCTGGATGTTAGCTAACATTACCTGTGGAATGTCACCTGTCCATTCAATGTGTGATGCTATACAACAG GTACTGACAGTGAGTGTGTTTAGACTGATTTCCTTTTTCTACTTATGTCATTTTACTCGTATTGTCAGAAAATGTAAAGCAAAAAGAGATAAAGAACAGAAAGAAAAGATGGAGTAA